In Niallia sp. FSL W8-0635, one genomic interval encodes:
- a CDS encoding TIGR01440 family protein translates to MNEETLKLKEQLQTILTEYQEQAQLDDHHLFVIGCSTSEVIGQKIGTAGTVDVASLIFKECQTFHQQYGVSLAFQCCEHLNRALIVERKVMQARNLPEVSVVPVRHAGGAMATFAFGQMEDPVVVEFIQADGGIDIGDTFIGMHLKHVAVPIRTSLKELGNAHVTLAKSRPKLIGGPRAVYENKKENLSC, encoded by the coding sequence ATGAATGAGGAAACACTTAAGTTAAAGGAGCAGTTACAAACGATTCTAACGGAATATCAAGAACAGGCACAGCTAGACGATCACCATTTGTTTGTGATTGGATGTAGTACGAGTGAGGTAATCGGTCAAAAAATTGGAACGGCAGGAACAGTAGATGTTGCTTCGTTGATATTTAAAGAATGTCAGACATTCCACCAGCAATATGGAGTTTCTCTCGCATTTCAATGTTGTGAACATTTAAATCGAGCGTTAATAGTAGAAAGAAAAGTGATGCAGGCAAGAAATCTACCAGAAGTGTCGGTTGTTCCAGTTCGGCATGCAGGAGGAGCAATGGCAACATTCGCTTTTGGTCAGATGGAGGATCCAGTAGTAGTGGAGTTTATTCAAGCTGACGGCGGTATAGATATTGGCGATACATTTATTGGCATGCACTTAAAACATGTTGCCGTTCCAATTCGAACATCCCTTAAGGAGCTAGGAAATGCACATGTTACCCTCGCAAAATCACGTCCAAAATTAATTGGCGGTCCAAGAGCGGTATATGAAAACAAGAAAGAAAATCTTTCTTGTTAA
- a CDS encoding methyl-accepting chemotaxis protein produces the protein MGNKVHYKFSLRKKLALFITILAIITYSTSAFFMYIIYPAIESKLAISSVLFNIITLLLGVFWSGFLGFLVAGFIIKPLKRLEQGALKAAHGDISQDVEVSKSDDEIKSLGIAFNHMLFNLREMVESIENNFNKTNKTVKMISTESENALEHTLSISSSVGEIAGGAEVSAQSVQASAESVEESMNIALTVEQKADMSKKISEQMSEKLIQTNKVVHSLVEGMKGLAVENSNSLKSVQNLEIHSKEIEEVLKLVGDIASQTNLLALNASIEAARAGEHGAGFSVVAEEVRRLADESGKAVEGIADIIRNMQTEVKNVVVQITKQVEGAKEKAETGEKTSLIFNEMNETTNKMVYATADITKLIHQQKQQIYDTTQQSQEVAAIAEETAAGAQQVTKITESQTALIRKVDSLALELQEHAEELQQTICRFQIKE, from the coding sequence GTGGGAAACAAGGTGCATTATAAGTTTAGTTTGAGAAAAAAACTGGCATTGTTTATTACGATTCTAGCTATTATTACCTATTCAACAAGTGCTTTTTTTATGTATATCATCTATCCAGCAATTGAAAGTAAACTAGCCATTAGCTCGGTATTATTTAACATTATCACCTTATTATTAGGGGTTTTTTGGTCTGGATTTTTAGGTTTTTTAGTAGCTGGTTTTATTATAAAGCCTTTAAAAAGACTAGAGCAGGGTGCGTTAAAAGCAGCTCATGGGGATATTAGTCAAGATGTGGAAGTATCTAAATCAGATGATGAAATAAAGTCTTTAGGTATAGCCTTTAATCATATGCTTTTTAATTTGCGAGAAATGGTAGAAAGCATTGAAAATAATTTTAATAAAACAAATAAAACAGTAAAAATGATTTCTACTGAATCGGAAAATGCGTTAGAACACACATTATCTATTTCTAGTTCAGTCGGAGAAATTGCTGGTGGTGCTGAAGTATCCGCACAAAGTGTACAAGCTTCTGCAGAGTCTGTGGAAGAATCAATGAATATCGCTCTTACAGTGGAACAAAAAGCGGATATGTCCAAGAAAATCTCAGAACAGATGTCAGAAAAATTAATACAGACAAATAAAGTGGTTCATTCCTTAGTGGAAGGGATGAAGGGGTTAGCTGTGGAGAATTCGAATTCCTTAAAGTCTGTGCAAAATTTAGAAATTCATTCCAAGGAAATAGAAGAAGTATTAAAGCTTGTTGGAGATATCGCGTCACAGACAAACTTATTAGCATTGAATGCTTCGATTGAAGCTGCGCGCGCAGGAGAACATGGAGCAGGCTTTAGTGTGGTTGCGGAAGAAGTAAGAAGACTAGCGGATGAAAGTGGAAAAGCAGTTGAAGGAATTGCTGACATCATCCGTAATATGCAAACAGAAGTGAAAAATGTTGTCGTACAAATTACGAAGCAAGTAGAGGGTGCTAAAGAGAAGGCTGAAACGGGAGAGAAAACAAGTTTAATTTTTAACGAGATGAATGAGACAACCAATAAAATGGTTTATGCAACGGCGGATATTACGAAATTAATTCATCAGCAAAAACAACAGATTTATGATACAACCCAGCAATCACAAGAAGTGGCCGCCATTGCGGAAGAAACAGCTGCAGGAGCGCAGCAGGTAACAAAAATCACAGAAAGTCAAACAGCACTTATTCGTAAAGTGGATAGTTTAGCATTAGAACTACAAGAGCATGCAGAAGAGCTACAACAAACGATTTGCCGATTCCAAATTAAAGAATAG
- a CDS encoding low molecular weight protein arginine phosphatase, whose product MIRVLFVCTGNTCRSPMAEAIVKHKYTSDVEVKSAGVYAIDGDAASLQAQEVLTEKGIQHSHSSAGVTKELIDWATYIFTMTKGHKNMLTSAYPSSIEKTFTIKEFAEDNPNEDVTDPYGGSVTKYRETYQELEKLIDKIMEKITNSEW is encoded by the coding sequence ATGATTCGCGTATTGTTTGTTTGTACAGGTAATACATGCAGAAGTCCTATGGCAGAAGCGATTGTGAAACATAAATATACTTCTGATGTAGAAGTTAAATCAGCTGGTGTTTATGCAATAGATGGAGATGCAGCTTCATTGCAAGCACAGGAGGTTCTTACTGAAAAGGGAATTCAGCATAGTCATTCTTCGGCTGGGGTAACCAAAGAGCTAATTGACTGGGCTACATATATTTTTACTATGACTAAAGGACATAAAAATATGCTTACATCCGCATATCCATCCTCTATAGAGAAAACGTTTACGATAAAAGAATTTGCAGAGGATAATCCAAATGAGGATGTAACGGATCCTTATGGTGGCTCTGTTACCAAATATCGCGAAACCTATCAGGAATTAGAAAAACTGATTGATAAAATAATGGAAAAAATAACAAATAGTGAATGGTAA
- a CDS encoding manganese efflux pump MntP — translation MSAVVGELFTLILMAFALGMDAFSVGLGMGMFQLRLKQIAKIGFVIGIFHVIMPLLGMIAGKFLSENFSEIAGYIGGALLVLLGIQMIWTGFKEVETSRITPVGFGLLLFAVSVSLDSFSVGLSLGIYQARTVVVLLCFGISAMVLTWLGLLIGRKVKGWLGSYGEMLGGAILLIFGIKLLISL, via the coding sequence ATGTCTGCAGTGGTTGGAGAACTATTTACACTTATTTTAATGGCATTTGCTTTAGGTATGGATGCATTTTCTGTTGGGCTAGGTATGGGGATGTTTCAGCTAAGATTAAAGCAAATCGCAAAAATCGGCTTTGTAATCGGAATCTTTCATGTAATTATGCCACTCCTCGGAATGATTGCAGGTAAGTTTCTTTCGGAAAACTTTAGTGAAATAGCCGGATATATAGGTGGAGCGTTGCTTGTTCTATTAGGAATTCAAATGATCTGGACTGGATTTAAAGAAGTTGAGACAAGCCGAATTACACCGGTTGGGTTTGGTTTACTTTTGTTTGCAGTCAGTGTGAGCTTGGACAGCTTCTCTGTTGGTTTAAGTCTAGGGATATACCAAGCAAGAACCGTAGTAGTACTACTTTGCTTTGGAATTAGCGCAATGGTACTAACCTGGTTAGGCTTGCTAATTGGAAGGAAGGTAAAGGGGTGGTTAGGTTCCTATGGAGAAATGCTTGGAGGCGCAATCCTTCTTATATTTGGAATTAAGTTACTAATTAGCCTATAG
- a CDS encoding L-threonylcarbamoyladenylate synthase yields MKTIYWSVDKNVDKEESYSHIKQAADLLKKNEVVAFPTETVYGLGGNAKEDSAITKIFAAKGRPSDNPLIIHIAKRAQLVELVETVPATAEKLMDAFWPGPLTIIFEKKQGVLSEVATAGLSTVGIRMPDHPVALRIIEEAGLPIAAPSANRSGKPSPTKATHVKEDLDSYIAGIVDGGPTGVGVESTVVDCTDETVVILRPGGITKEQLESVVGEVKMDQALTNKEIKPKSPGMKYTHYAPNAPLFLVDGSKEKIQLLVEEEKQKGHKVGVLTTAENKEYYQADFIYACGIRADLSTVATELYDGLRSFDHKQVDIIFGEMFPTDGVGQAIMNRLMKAASHQVIK; encoded by the coding sequence ATGAAGACAATTTATTGGTCAGTGGATAAAAATGTGGATAAGGAAGAAAGTTATTCACATATAAAACAAGCTGCTGATCTTTTGAAAAAAAATGAGGTTGTTGCATTCCCGACAGAAACGGTTTATGGATTAGGGGGAAATGCAAAGGAAGATTCAGCTATAACAAAAATATTTGCTGCAAAAGGAAGACCGTCTGATAATCCGCTTATCATACATATTGCAAAACGAGCGCAATTAGTTGAATTAGTAGAAACAGTACCAGCAACAGCGGAAAAGTTAATGGATGCCTTTTGGCCTGGCCCACTAACTATTATTTTTGAAAAGAAACAAGGGGTGTTATCAGAAGTAGCCACTGCAGGTTTATCCACAGTAGGCATTCGGATGCCTGATCATCCTGTTGCGTTACGAATCATTGAAGAAGCAGGTTTACCAATTGCTGCTCCAAGCGCTAATCGTTCTGGGAAACCAAGCCCGACAAAAGCAACGCATGTAAAAGAGGATTTAGATTCTTATATAGCGGGAATAGTCGATGGAGGTCCGACTGGGGTAGGAGTTGAATCAACGGTTGTTGATTGTACGGATGAAACGGTAGTTATTCTTCGTCCCGGTGGTATTACGAAAGAACAACTAGAAAGTGTTGTGGGAGAAGTTAAAATGGACCAAGCACTCACAAATAAAGAAATCAAGCCGAAATCGCCAGGAATGAAATATACCCATTATGCCCCTAATGCACCATTGTTTCTAGTAGATGGTTCAAAAGAAAAAATACAATTATTAGTGGAAGAAGAAAAACAAAAGGGACATAAAGTGGGTGTCCTTACAACCGCAGAAAATAAAGAATACTATCAAGCTGACTTTATTTATGCTTGTGGAATACGAGCAGATTTATCCACAGTAGCTACAGAGCTTTATGATGGTTTGCGTAGCTTTGATCATAAACAAGTAGATATCATCTTTGGTGAGATGTTTCCGACAGACGGTGTTGGACAAGCAATCATGAATAGATTAATGAAAGCTGCCTCCCATCAAGTGATTAAATAA
- a CDS encoding sigma-54 interaction domain-containing protein: MFTDSQLEIETSFTILSDKETISTLTDVLLDYSYAIIESEKLYTIGKEEQFLFSAMGKSQTIRDWLHASRILPSDAISSKEINKEEINWLRPIIIKKDRNYQGIVTAAARIRILQKENRQVTTYFETLAETINDAVTAVDRNGTVFYWNSVAEDTYHIRKEAIIGKKIGEHFDSESIQLHKILKEGNPIRGTYHRPNEHTHVLINASPVLVDNEIIGGISTERDITKLIRLNQELDSNPSLYIQKEEPFSSILSESKEVKRAVEIAQKVASAEIPVLITGEAGTGKELLAQAIHYGGSKRSNPFLSLNCSTVPKDLIEMELFGYQKMTFDSEDTEEIEGKLEQAETGTLFIEEVDKMPPAVQEKLLFYMTDQSFTRVGGEQQKKVATRFILSTTQPLGELVRKGEFNEKLYYQISVIHIEIPPLRNRKEDIPGLVNEFIKIYKEKHNKKVNKINEQALHILSAYDWPGNIKELNNVIEHSVLVSEDNKEIMVEQIPAEIVDQYKVSIREEKGNKEEDEMQRIEEALIKTYGNKSAAATLLGISRGTLYNKIKEFGLK, from the coding sequence ATGTTTACCGATTCGCAACTGGAGATAGAAACTTCATTTACCATCCTCTCAGACAAAGAAACAATCAGCACATTAACAGATGTGTTACTAGACTATTCCTACGCCATTATAGAAAGCGAGAAGCTATATACAATTGGAAAAGAAGAGCAGTTCCTTTTTTCAGCTATGGGTAAAAGTCAAACAATTAGGGACTGGCTACATGCAAGCAGGATATTGCCATCAGATGCCATTTCGAGCAAGGAGATAAATAAAGAAGAAATCAATTGGCTAAGACCGATAATTATAAAGAAGGATAGGAATTACCAAGGGATTGTAACTGCTGCTGCAAGAATTCGGATTTTACAAAAGGAAAATAGACAGGTCACAACTTATTTTGAAACATTGGCAGAAACAATTAACGATGCAGTAACAGCAGTTGATAGAAACGGAACGGTATTCTACTGGAATAGCGTGGCAGAGGATACGTATCATATAAGAAAAGAAGCGATTATTGGCAAAAAAATTGGAGAGCATTTTGACTCAGAATCCATTCAATTACACAAAATACTAAAAGAAGGCAATCCGATTAGAGGTACGTATCATCGTCCAAATGAACATACACATGTATTAATTAACGCTTCCCCTGTCCTTGTGGATAATGAAATAATCGGTGGAATTTCAACGGAACGTGATATAACGAAGCTAATTCGTTTAAATCAGGAATTAGATTCAAATCCATCCTTATATATTCAAAAAGAAGAACCTTTTTCTTCTATTTTATCTGAAAGCAAGGAAGTGAAAAGAGCGGTTGAAATTGCTCAAAAAGTAGCTTCAGCAGAAATACCAGTTCTTATTACTGGGGAAGCAGGCACTGGGAAAGAACTGCTCGCACAGGCCATTCATTATGGTGGATCGAAAAGAAGTAATCCATTTTTATCTCTAAATTGCTCAACGGTTCCAAAAGATTTAATAGAGATGGAATTGTTTGGCTATCAGAAAATGACCTTTGATTCTGAGGATACAGAGGAAATAGAAGGAAAGCTAGAGCAGGCAGAAACAGGAACATTATTTATTGAAGAGGTGGATAAGATGCCACCTGCTGTTCAAGAAAAACTTTTATTTTATATGACAGATCAATCTTTTACTAGAGTTGGAGGAGAACAACAGAAAAAAGTGGCAACAAGATTCATCCTATCCACTACCCAGCCTTTAGGAGAGTTAGTAAGGAAAGGGGAATTTAATGAAAAGCTCTATTATCAAATTAGCGTTATTCATATTGAAATTCCGCCACTCCGTAATCGAAAAGAGGATATACCAGGTCTAGTAAACGAGTTTATAAAAATTTATAAGGAAAAACATAATAAAAAAGTAAACAAAATAAATGAACAAGCATTACATATTCTGAGTGCATATGATTGGCCAGGCAATATAAAAGAGCTAAACAATGTAATAGAGCACAGTGTGTTAGTAAGTGAAGACAATAAGGAAATTATGGTTGAGCAGATTCCTGCTGAGATTGTGGATCAGTATAAAGTTTCGATTCGAGAAGAAAAAGGGAATAAGGAAGAGGATGAAATGCAACGTATAGAAGAGGCGCTCATTAAAACCTATGGGAATAAGAGTGCTGCCGCCACATTGTTAGGGATTTCAAGAGGAACTTTATATAACAAAATAAAAGAGTTTGGTTTAAAATAA